The following proteins come from a genomic window of Aspergillus luchuensis IFO 4308 DNA, chromosome 3, nearly complete sequence:
- a CDS encoding uncharacterized protein (COG:S;~EggNog:ENOG410PYIG;~InterPro:IPR025213;~PFAM:PF13095) produces the protein MENHKQAQPYELLVDLFLSEESLDVTTTRDSSIINIKEVVRQSPRLKRFAGHADEFVKPVFIDKGQQGFVFRFEHNKQDLCLKLFYDYQAPYTVQERALAFICPFACEARAFARLCDLHENGHWAVQCHGWMYLADSQLQQLRRVSGRERHDPSWNNARWAIVKDFIPEEPLSRQDEGFQQIISNFVIPRRGHIMPQDVKKENYRGTLIVDLGSTFTFPFYRSYASLYEFNAIYRSIDEYGLPYWD, from the exons ATGGAAAATCATAAACAAGCACAACCGTATGAACTCTTAGTTGACCTATTCCTGTCAGAAGAGAGTTTGGACGTCACAACCACCCGCgactcctccatcatcaacattaAGGAGGTAGTGAGACAAAGTCCCAGGCTAAAGCGATTTGCTGGGCATGCAGATGAGTTTGTTAAGCCTGTATTTATCGACAAGGGCCAGCAAGGGTTTGTTTTCCGGTTTGAACACAACAAGCAAGATCTCTGCTTGAAGTTG TTCTATGACTACCAAGCACCTTACACTGTCCAAGAAAGAGCTTTGGCCTTCATCTGCCCGTTTGCATGTGAAGCACGTGCCTTTGCGCGTCTATGCGATTTGCACGAAAATGGTCACTGGGCAGTGCAGTgccatggatggatgtatttGGCTGATTCCCAACTCCAGCAGCTTCGAAGAGTAAGTGGAAGAGAAAGGCATGACCCAAGCTGGAATAACGCCCGCTGGGCGATTGTCAAAGACTTCATTCCCGAGGAGCCACTAAGCCGACAAGATGAAGGGTTTCAGCAAATCATTTCCAATTTTGTCATTCCGAGGCGCGGTCATATTATGCCCCAGGAtgtcaaaaaagaaaattatagaGGTACATTAATCGTAGATTTGGGGTCTACTTTCACATTTCCGTTTTATCGGTCCTATGCAAGCCTGTACGAATTCAATGCCATCTACAGGAGCATAGATGAATATGGGTTGCCTTATTGGGATTAA
- a CDS encoding uncharacterized protein (COG:Q;~EggNog:ENOG410PHDJ;~InterPro:IPR036291,IPR002347;~go_process: GO:0055114 - oxidation-reduction process [Evidence IEA]) → MSNTSHDFIPDLTGKVAIVTGGHTGLIELAKHGARVYIASRSGTKFKAAERDILSECPDADLRFLMLELADLNNVREAAKMFAQQESCLHLLVNNAGVMCVPYEETTEGFEMQIGKTAEMTEKGSVRIVNVSSDGHAKLAPKEGIILSDMNMKDNFSVWARYGHSKLANVLHSKALAKRYPNILTLSLHPGTVKTYVAFPCPTIRSTDVTIIRNLSAGPISSTPLYRLIKPLVELGAPGPRKGAANILFAAVSPKLRLECDNGAYLLPIGKVSAPSKVGSDPKMAEDLWEWTMKALRSRGYE, encoded by the exons ATGAGTAATACTTCGCATGATTTCATCCCCGATCTCACTGGGAAAGTCGCCATCGTAACGGGTGGACACACAGGACT CATCGAACTTGCGAAACATGGCGCCCGGGTGTATATTGCCAGTCGGTCAGGCACGAAGTTCAAGGCTGCAGAGCGGGATATCCTTTCTGAGTGCCCAGATGCAGATTTGCGGTTTCTGATGTTGGAATTAGCCGATTTGAATAATGTGCGGGAGGCAGCAAAGATGTTTGCTCA GCAGGAGTCATGTCTTCATTTACTTGTGAATAATGCTGGC GTTATGTGCGTTCCATACGAGGAGACAACGGAGGGGTTTGAGATGCAGATAGGG AAGACAGCAGAAATGACCGAAAAGGGAAGCGTGCGTATTGTGAATGTATCTAGCGACGGGCACGCCAAACTCGCACCTAAGGAGGGCATAATATTATCAGACATGAACATGAAGGATAATTTCTCTGTCTGGGCCCGATATGGCCACTCGAAGCTTGCCAACGTTCTGCATTCGAAAGCATTGGCGAAGAGGTATCCAAACATTCTTACATTGTCCTTGCATCCGGGAACGGTAAAGACGTACGTTGCTTTTCCCTGTCCAACCATTCGAAGCACGGATGTGACAATTATTAGGAACCTATCCGCAGGGCCGATCTCGTCAACTCCGCTCTATCGGCTGATAAAGCCTCTTGTTGAGCTGGGTGCGCCTGGTCCACGGAAGGGGGCAGCGAATATTCTTTTCGCCGCCGTGTCGCCGAAGCTACGGCTAGAGTGCGACAATGGAGCATATCTGCTGCCAATTGGAAAGGTGTCTGCGCCTAGTAAAGTGGGATCAGACCcgaagatggcggaggatCTCTGGGAGTGGACGATGAAGGCCCTTAGAAGTCGAGGGTATGAATAG
- a CDS encoding uncharacterized protein (COG:S;~EggNog:ENOG410PYN0;~TransMembrane:1 (o404-425i)), which produces MPAASTYEQRQIFLACRAIFSGANASIRKTKTIRTRLEMHESSLRRLIPGYHLTRVVSIAKLLLEKGLFGSKAKAEAYFPGLFDPCPVRQTMNAVLEQEASRSNEEVLEVVSQSYEEHGSEGEDERVDAVPVPAPGPADVDFTREVKVEQDNDSDETLIPERPTASLFPLYLPYHAQHRILTNVQQVLEECIFDFMKKWLPNYLERNGWDCAAAVELTKWTRPPFRWTTEIPEDALRPTDLKIESILSKVVKVRHTAVHRLPTTARGVCDLVGIAKQLTETLGDTPRTSQLENLHHDLQDKIQILEFNKNVLEENLACQLRNIEAERELLSRREERLRAKTVEDDRENKLMMGHLLEESMEQIFRAEEVQSETERGWLRLGNKWTSFSGAVSGWARDKLAKDALALRLGIITIACFILVFVWVLLQRFIHMTGLL; this is translated from the exons ATGCCAGCAGCTTCAACATATGAGCAACGGCAGATCTTTCTTGCCTGCAGGGCCATCTTCAGCGGTGCGAATGCAAGCATACGAAAAACGAAGACTATCCGCACACGCTTGGAAATGCATGAGAGCTCCTTGAGAAGGCTGATTCCAGGTTACCATCTCACTAGGGTAGTGTCGATTGCCAAGCTTCTTCTAGAGAAAGGCCTTTTCGGTTCGAAGGCCAAGGCTGAAGCATATTTTCCTGGTCTCTTTGACCCGTGTCCCGTACGGCAGACGATGAATGCAGTGCTTGAACAGGAAGCGTCTCGCTCAAATGAAGAAGTGCTCGAGGTGGTTTCACAATCGTACGAAGAACACGGGAGCGAAGGGGAAGACGAGCGAGTGGACGCCGTTCCAGTTCCAGCCCCTGGACCAGCAGATGTTGATTTCACCCGAGAGGTGAAGGTTGAGCAGGACAATGATTCAG ATGAAACATTGATCCCAGAGAGACCTACAGCCTCACTTTTCCCATTGTACCTGCCCTATCATGCCCAACATCGGATCTTGACCAATGTGCAGCAAGTCCTAGAGGAGTGCATATTCGACTTTATGAAGAAGTGGCTCCCTAATTATCTTGAAAGGAACGGATGGGACTGTGCTGCAGCTGTTGAACTGACCAAGTGGACGAGACCTCCTTTCCGATGGACGACCGAGATCCCAGAAGATGCTCTTCGTCCAACAGACCTTAAAATTGAGTCGATCCTGTCGAAAGTAGTGAAAGTGCGTCATACTGCTGTACATCGACTTCCGACGACTGCACGCGGGGTTTGCGATCTTGTTGGGATCGCTAAGCAGTTGACTGAAACTCTTGGAGATACCCCACGCACTTCACAGCTTGAGAATCTCCATCATGATCTGCAGGATAAGATCCAAATCCTCGAGTTCAACAAGAATGTTCTGGAAGAAAATCTAGCTTGTCAGCTCAGAAACATTGAGGCAGAGCGCGAACTGTTGAGTCGTCGGGAGGAGAGGCTGAGAGCCAAGACAGTCGAGGATGATAGGGAAAATAAGCTTATGATGGGCCATCTGTTAGAAGAGTCAATGGAACAGATATTCAGAGCTGAAGAGGTCCAGTCGGAGACTGAACGAGGCTGGTTGCGTCTGGGTAACAAATGGACATCCTTTAGTGGAGCCGTTTCCGGCTGGGCTCGAGACAAACTGGCTAAAGACGCTTTAGCCCTTCGTCTCGGGATTATTACCATCGCTTGTTTTATTTTGGTCTTTGTGTGGGTGCTGCTGCAGCGCTTCATACATATGACTGGGTTGTTGTAA
- a CDS encoding uncharacterized protein (COG:S;~EggNog:ENOG410PXUZ), with product MLEKKARSTTVMAEEPIPPATEDDMAEQPVDIVIPELEEYAQVAECPYTTPIITLRVCGSFYKIPQHYLKPFDSLLCDPDYMHPGYPHNECYHRELYIDPQSAHTFVHYLYTGQYETLTTPFYVESADDIPSIINTRDKEEFERAVYVYQAAVKYEIPGLLSMAQHFMARFTERLSIDDILRTIQCVYGSLLDEHSGHTWLEDFVRDQLDVAFKNTDGKLRQIIRDYGIGNSGSFDNFVVDEVLALYEREQDRMKILGNPRGGHEPVPDPILESDCEPEPAFEPEPAYEPTPAYEPVPKPEPEPEPELEPEPDLELPCDQACDHEPIFEPIEDEPRKPSTPEPEPEQAEPTPEPEFIAPGIPFHPLYSDWDELGYKERKKREKALIKMGHLIPRKDFELPLPECKPHASGPTSEDGWGSVWPSASSIKKKKKKKQETSSLNWESSTPGKDFGSPIPTDECPPQEIEPELVPEPEPIPKSSSSTGSWEMPNSSYNG from the exons atgtTAGAGAAAAAGGCAAGATCTACCACAGTCATGGCGGAGGAGCCTATACCGCCCGCAACTGAGGATGACATGGCCGAGCAACCGGTGGACATAGTTATCCCGGAGCTCGAAGAATATGCGCAGGTTGCTGAGTG TCCCTATACGACTCCAATTATTACTCTTAGGGTTTGCGGCAGCTTCTACAAGATTCCACAGCATTACCTTAAACCCTTCGATAGTTTGCTATGTGATCCCGATTATATGCACCCAGGTTATCCCCACAACGAATGCTATCATCGCGAGCTGTACATTGACCCGCAAAGTGCCCATACCTTTGTCCATTACCTGTACACTGGACAGTATGAGACACTTACAACCCCATTTTATGTCGAGTCAGCAGATGACATTCCTTCAATAATCAACACTCGCGATAAAGAGGAGTTCGAGCGCGCAGTCTACGTATATCAGGCTGCCGTTAAGTACGAGATCCCGGGGCTACTAAGCATGGCGCAGCACTTTATGGCCCGATTTACCGAGAGATTGTCAATAGACGATATTCTACGTACCATACAATGTGTGTACGGCAGCCTTCTCGATGAACATTCTGGACACACGTGGCTTGAGGATTTTGTTCGAGACCAGTTGGATGTGGCATTCAAAAACACGGATGGAAAGTTGCGTCAAATTATCAGGGACTATGGAATTGGAAATAGTGGAAGCTTCGATAATttcgttgttgatgaggtcTTGGCACTCTACGAAAGGGAGCAAGacaggatgaagatcttgGGCAATCCAAGGGGAGGTCATGAGCCTGTGCCTGATCCTATACTTGAGTCTGACtgtgagcctgagcctgcttttgagcctgagcctgcgTATGAGCCTACGCCTGCGTATGAGCCTGTGCCcaagcctgagcctgagcctgagcctgagcttgagcctgagcctgatcTTGAGCTTCCGTGTGACCAAGCATGTGATCATGAGCCAATATTCGAACCCATTGAAGATGAGCCAAGAAAACCTTCAACTCCAGAACCGGAGCCAGAGCAAGCAGAGCCCACTCCTGAGCCTGAATTTATAGCTCCTGGAATACCCTTTCACCCTCTCTATTCGGACTGGGACGAACTCGGATacaaagagaggaagaaacggGAGAAAGCTTTGATCAAAATGGGACATCTCATCCCCAGGAAAGATTTCGAACTCCCTCTTCCGGAGTGTAAACCTCATGCTTCAGGACCCACATCTGAGGATGGTTGGGGAAGTGTATGGCCGTCGGCCTCTTccataaaaaagaagaaaaagaagaagcaagagacATCATCCCTTAACTGGGAATCTTCTACCCCGGGTAAGGATTTCGGATCACCTATCCCAACTGATGAATGTCCTCCTCAAGAGATTGAACCTGAGCTCGTGCCCGAGCCCGAACCCATTCCCAAGTCCAGCTCATCTACTGGGTCCTGGGAGATGCCAAACTCCAGCTACAATGGATAG
- a CDS encoding Zn(II)2Cys6 transcription factor domain-containing protein (COG:S;~EggNog:ENOG410Q29U;~InterPro:IPR036864,IPR001138;~PFAM:PF00172;~go_function: GO:0000981 - DNA-binding transcription factor activity, RNA polymerase II-specific [Evidence IEA];~go_function: GO:0008270 - zinc ion binding [Evidence IEA];~go_process: GO:0006355 - regulation of transcription, DNA-templated [Evidence IEA]), with amino-acid sequence MSSSHRENGAEQEQGRAALVCLTCKSGKRQCDKRLPICSRCGKLDKPCEYPTASQPGPVAQPIQSGSFMERLWPDACFRCRVHKRGCDRIIPKCSRCLRIGSSCTYRATNPRPTVVVPGDTEAGTYRAQLRMDSAPLAQTELGVAFEPPVRCRSYMLHLIQFFLTSIALPSDTVVAYSLAHHLRSQWMQHAMSDPCLFHATLFSASASIDMLQDQQHSARTLYHHTWAIRLINERLAQTEPVLDYGTLGAVVPLLYYNMLALDRDSAVAHQKGLVKMLLATPQSFRADIGPLIAIVKIAMLSFACIYDVLPVWDCLSSESVRPNTILRNVVSRATLGNDESSFEKETADAILDVYEAISRLDYIVHGERGSISAEVERALSSATTKSWTGRPESSLPLTPPETLNVCCQICCELFWKVLLRSSHSQRAPDMAGDHAVRQLLKYLSQIEPLYWIRNAPEVFTWAAFTGAAASEHQDTCVAFISKAGTILTAIDDGELTLIRQGWRYFRLLKGLAGDDN; translated from the exons ATGTCGTCGTCCCACCGAGAAAATGGAGCCGAACAAGAACAGGGCAGAGCTGCGCTGGTCTGTCTGACCTGCAAGTCAGGCAAGCGACAGTGCGATAAGCGACTTCCAATCTGTTCTCGATGCGGAAA ACTAGACAAGCCATGCGAATACCCAACGGCCTCGCAACCGGGACCTGTTGCTCAGCCGATCCAATCAGGGTCATTCATGGAGAGGCTCTGGCCTGATGCATGTTTCCGGTGTAGGGTGCATAAACGTGGATGTGACCGCATCATTCCAAAGTGCTCCCGCTGTCTGAG AATAGGATCCAGCTGTACATACCGAGCGACGAACCCGCGGCCCACGGTCGTTGTCCCTGGTGATACTGAAGCAGGCACCTATAGAGCCCAACTAAGGATGGATTCCGCTCCATTGGCACAGACAGAACTAGGAGTGGCGTTCGAACCTCCTGTGAGGTGTCGCTCCTATATGTTGCACTTAATACAATTCT TTCTCACCTCTATAGCTTTACCCTCGGATACAGTGGTGGCTTACAGTCTGGCACATCATCTCCGTTCTCAATGGATGCAACACGCTATGTCCGATCCCTGTCTATTCCATGCCACACTGTTCAGTGCATCCGCATCGATTGACATGCTGCAAGACCAGCAGCATAGCGCACGAACGCTGTACCACCACACCTGGGCTATCCGCTTGATCAACGAACGGTTAGCACAAACAGAGCCAGTCCTAGACTATGGAACTCTGGGAGCGGTAGTACCCTTGCTATATTACAAC ATGCTTGCACTTGACCGAGATTCCGCGGTTGCGCACCAGAAAGGCCTGGTGAAGATGCTTCTTGCGACGCCCCAATCCTTTCGAGCCGACATAGGACCCCTGATTGCCATTGTCAAGAT TGCCATGCTCTCGTTCGCCTGCATATATGACGTGCTCCCTGTCTGGGACTGCTTATCCTCTGAATCAGTTCGCCCGAACACCATCCTTCGGAATGTCGTGTCGAGGGCCACCTTGGGCAACGATGAGTCGTCTTTCGAGAAAGAGACTGCAGATGCAATATTGGACGTGTACGAAGCCATATCACGGCTTGATTATATAGTCCACGGCGAACGCGGTAGTATTTCTGCTGAAGTTGAGCGTGCGCTCTCTTCCGCAACCACGAAGTCTTGGACTGGTAGGCCCGAATCTAGCCTCCCCCTTACTCCGCCAGAGACGCTTAATGTATGCTGCCAAATCTGCTGCGAATTGTTCTGGAAAGTGCTTCTACGATCATCGCACTCTCAACGAGCACCAGACATGGCTGGAGACCATGCAGTCCGGCAGCTTCTAAAATACCTGTCGCAAATAGAGCCGTTATACTGGATCCGCAACGCTCCGGAAGTGTTCACATGGGCTGCCTTTACCGGCGCGGCTGCGTCGGAGCACCAAGATACGTGCGTTGCTTTCATCAGCAAAGCGGGAACCATATTGACAGCCATCGACGACGGAGAACTGACTCTTATACGGCAAGGGTGGAGGTATTTCCGCCTGCTAAAAGGTCTTGCTGGAGATGATAACTAG